Genomic segment of Parageobacillus genomosp. 1:
GACTGCTGAAGCCGAGAAAGGCTATCCGCGACAAAAACAACAGGTGAAAAGGCTTGTACGTGAACATCCGCTTTCCCAATTGCCGCTAAGTACTCTTCCTCTCTCTTTTGCAATATTCCGTTTACCTCGTCAAGCCAATGGTGCATTTGCTCTTTTGTTTCTATATAGGCGACGTTTTCTTTATTAGCGTATAAAGCAAGGCCGCGGTCAACTCCATCAAACAGCCCGATGCCTGCTGTCGGCTGGACGAGCAATGATTCCAATATCACTTTGATCGCATTCGTCTTCCCTTTTCGCGACTGTCCTACTACAAGACAATGCGGATTTGTTTGTATATGAAGGGAAACCGGACGAACCGTTTCTTCATCAAGTCCAATCGGAATCAAGCCAGGCAGCGTCTGAACCACATATGTTTTCGTAAATACAGAAAATGGCAATCGCGATGGAAGCATCGGAATCGGCTCTGGCGTCTTCATTCCCTTATATCGCTCTTTTAATCTCGTTATCTCTTGCTTCACGTTTTCGTGCACCGCGATGTCATGATCGCCATCAGCTGGAAGATAAATTTGCGTTAAGACCGCTTGCTCTTTTTTTACCAGCGCTCTTCCTGGAATGGGCTCGACATCATACGGAGTTCGCCCAATGACGGAAAAACGTTCCGAACTGTCAAGGAAATAATGAACGATTTTTGTTTTCAAATTGTTCATGAGCGACGGACGAACTCCACTAATTCTTGTTGCCGTCATCAGCAAAAATATTCCAAGCGATTGTCCGTCTCGGGCATATTGAATGAGCTGTGTTTCAAAATCAGGCATTTCCTCTTTGACAAGGTCAAAATTGTCAATCGTGATAAAAATAATCGGAAGCTTTTCTTCAGAAAGCGTGTTATACAATTTAATGGTACTTACTTCCTTTTCCATAAACCGTTGTTTCCGCCGCTCCATTTCCTCTTTCATGAACTTGAGGAATTTTTCTATTTTCTTTCCATCGTCAAATCGGAAATAATCGGCGGTATGCGGCAATTGCCGAAGCGGCAGCAACGCGCTGTTTCCAAAGTCGAAAATGTAATAATGAAGCTGTTCCGGACTATAGACGGAGGCAAAGCTCATTAACAAAGTCATCGCCGTTGTTGATTTCCCATATCCCGCAGAACCAAAAATGCCGATATTCCCGTCTTCAAGCCATTGATATAAGTAGTCCGATTGCCGTTGCAGTTCCGGTTCGTCTTTTAGACCAATCGGAAAATGAACGGTGTCTCGTTCTAGCAAGGCAGGGCGATGCAAGCGCGAAGATAGCGGCGGCAGCCATGGGCTCGGCAGCTTTTCGATCCCAAGTTGCTGCTGCGTTTTGATAATTTCTTGAACAACCATTTCAACTTCTGTTTTTTGTTTTTTCTTGTTTTTCTTCATTTTCGCGTCAATATTTGAAACCGGGATAAGCCCTAAATCCGTGACAATATAAATATCGTCTTCTGATTCAAAGCCTTCTTCCATATACGGCGCACCGCTCCATGCCGATTGAAACAATTCGTATACTTCATTATTTCCGACTTGAAGATAAGCGCGGCCTGTTACGGTAATTGTAGCCGCATCTCCGTTTTTCAATATTTCCTTACTATCACTGGCATCTTGCACTTTCAAGCTGATGCGAAAGCGGGCATTGCTCCAAATTTGCTCGTCAATGACTCCTCTTGGCTTTTGGGTTGCTAAAATAAGATGGACTCCCAAACTGCGGCCAATCCGCGCCGCACTGACCAATTCGCGAATAAAGTCCGGTTCTTCACTTTTTAATTCAGCGAATTCATCGGCGATTAGAAAAAGGTGCGGAAGAGGCTCTTTTGCTTTTCCTTGTTTATATAGCTCCATATAGTCATTGATGTGATTTACTTCATATCGATCAAACAAGCGCTGCCGCCTTTTCAACTCACTATTAATGGAAGCCAACGCGCGCGCGCTGAAGTTTTTGCTGCCATGAATATTAGTAATCGTGCCTAATAAATGTGGAATGTTTTTAAACGGCTGTGCCATGCCGCCTCCTTTATAGTCAATGAGCAAAAACGCGACTTCATGAGGATGAAAATGCACGGCCAATGACAAAATATACGTTTGCAGTAGTTCACTTTTCCCCGATCCTGTCGTTCCGGCGACAAGCCCGTGCGGACCGTGCGCTTTTTCATGCAAGTTCAGCTCTACGACGTCTTTTTTGCCTTTTAGTCCAATCGGAACGGCCAACGAACGCGAAGGTTGATGCGTCATCCAATTTTCCTTAACGTTTATCTCTTCCGCTTTTTTCACTTGAAGTAATTCGAAAAATGTTACCTTTTCTGGAATGGAGTTGTGCATTCCTTTTTGATGATCTAAAGATCGCAATAGGCGGGCGAACCGCTCGTTTCCTTCCCGAGCATGTTCATCGAGCGTAAACGGAATATGCGCCGCTTTCCGATGCTGGATCAAAATTTCCCCTTCCCGCTCATTAATGTATCGCACAAGCGTATGAATGTTTTCCGTTAAGCTTTCTTTCGTATCCGAAGCAAAAATCACGGAAATACCGACTTCTTCGTTTTTTTCTTCCAAATATTCCAAAATGACATGTTCGGCAATTAAAGAGCGGTTGGCAACGATAAACACAAAATGCGGCGAAAACCGTTTCTTCTCTTTTTCTTCGTCCAGATCGCGCTCCCGCAACATCTCGTAAATCGACGACAACAATTGGTCCCGTGTCTGTTCATTATAAATAAATCCTTTCGCGAAAGAATTGGGCAGTTGAAAATGCGGGAGCCACTTCATCCATTCCCAATCCTTATAATCCTTTTCATCAAAGATGGCAACAAACCGCACATCATGGTAACTGTGAAAAAAGGCGATTTGCCCTACAAGTTGCTGGATTTCATGATTAACGATCGCAGCTTTCCCGATCATTCCCATTGCCCCGCTTGACAAATCAATCGTAAGCGGCACATTTTTTACGGTTTGGTAAACTTGCGCCATCTGTTGGGCCTGCTCTAATAAATCATCGATTTCCCGATTGGCCAAATCACCCATACTCACCGACACTTCATAGGTAGACGGAACATCCGCTTTTCCGATGCGAAGATGAAGGAAATCGTCGCTTTCCATCGTTCGTTCCCAAATACGGTCGCTAATTTGCAACACGAGCGATTTCATCTTTTCAAATGATGGGAAGTGATAATATAGCACGTTTCTTTGTTTCTCGGATAGCGCGTGAAGCTCTTCCCGCTTTTGTTTCAAGTAATTCGTATAAATGCGCCGTCTCTTCTCTTTCCGTGCTTTGCGATTCTTTCTTTCCCGAAAATATTGCACAGTCGATGTCACTAACGTTGTCGCAAACATCACGATCGAAATGAGAATAAAGATGCCCCGCGGTTGAATTAAAGCAATCACTCCCATAACAAGAAGCATCATCAACGGTGGTAAAATCATTAGCCATAAACCACGCTGATCCCCGTCTCCTTCTTGGCTTGGAAACGAAACCGTAACTTTTTCGCTTGGCAGTTCATAAATCATGCGCGGTGTCCGGTGATAAACAGGATATTTTTTTTTCATTTCCGAAACCGGCGGCACTGTTTCCGTCAGCGAAGATGTTATCTCTTGGACG
This window contains:
- the essC gene encoding type VII secretion protein EssC, translating into MSQLWIFYEDTCQLFPLTGQEDCISIGNKLEHHVTIPSFLFHNGYVEIRKQTDASAMTVLQGDKPIGELKPHDPFTVDDDGQAITVVWINKEIKQRIYYVGNKTELMVAPDPQADIQAKTARVSFVKQQGEWFVTPNHESPLFLNGAKISNMAPLQNGDMILCPYVQFVFLEDDLLAVTSVQEITSSLTETVPPVSEMKKKYPVYHRTPRMIYELPSEKVTVSFPSQEGDGDQRGLWLMILPPLMMLLVMGVIALIQPRGIFILISIVMFATTLVTSTVQYFRERKNRKARKEKRRRIYTNYLKQKREELHALSEKQRNVLYYHFPSFEKMKSLVLQISDRIWERTMESDDFLHLRIGKADVPSTYEVSVSMGDLANREIDDLLEQAQQMAQVYQTVKNVPLTIDLSSGAMGMIGKAAIVNHEIQQLVGQIAFFHSYHDVRFVAIFDEKDYKDWEWMKWLPHFQLPNSFAKGFIYNEQTRDQLLSSIYEMLRERDLDEEKEKKRFSPHFVFIVANRSLIAEHVILEYLEEKNEEVGISVIFASDTKESLTENIHTLVRYINEREGEILIQHRKAAHIPFTLDEHAREGNERFARLLRSLDHQKGMHNSIPEKVTFFELLQVKKAEEINVKENWMTHQPSRSLAVPIGLKGKKDVVELNLHEKAHGPHGLVAGTTGSGKSELLQTYILSLAVHFHPHEVAFLLIDYKGGGMAQPFKNIPHLLGTITNIHGSKNFSARALASINSELKRRQRLFDRYEVNHINDYMELYKQGKAKEPLPHLFLIADEFAELKSEEPDFIRELVSAARIGRSLGVHLILATQKPRGVIDEQIWSNARFRISLKVQDASDSKEILKNGDAATITVTGRAYLQVGNNEVYELFQSAWSGAPYMEEGFESEDDIYIVTDLGLIPVSNIDAKMKKNKKKQKTEVEMVVQEIIKTQQQLGIEKLPSPWLPPLSSRLHRPALLERDTVHFPIGLKDEPELQRQSDYLYQWLEDGNIGIFGSAGYGKSTTAMTLLMSFASVYSPEQLHYYIFDFGNSALLPLRQLPHTADYFRFDDGKKIEKFLKFMKEEMERRKQRFMEKEVSTIKLYNTLSEEKLPIIFITIDNFDLVKEEMPDFETQLIQYARDGQSLGIFLLMTATRISGVRPSLMNNLKTKIVHYFLDSSERFSVIGRTPYDVEPIPGRALVKKEQAVLTQIYLPADGDHDIAVHENVKQEITRLKERYKGMKTPEPIPMLPSRLPFSVFTKTYVVQTLPGLIPIGLDEETVRPVSLHIQTNPHCLVVGQSRKGKTNAIKVILESLLVQPTAGIGLFDGVDRGLALYANKENVAYIETKEQMHHWLDEVNGILQKREEEYLAAIGKADVHVQAFSPVVFVADSLSRLQQSVDSKIHERIAMMMKRYSHLGFSVIVAGNANEFTKGFDALTTELKQIRQAILVMKKSEQSLFALPFTRHEPEVDPGFGYFVLNGKEQKIQIPKVE